Within Diospyros lotus cultivar Yz01 chromosome 15, ASM1463336v1, whole genome shotgun sequence, the genomic segment TTTGACTTGAACTATCTCATCCTCAATGAAAAATTCATGATTCGCCTTGACCATAGTTTATGTGTATGGATAGGTTTGCGGAACGCTAAAATTTGAGGCCCAATTCCTAAAATAGACATAGGGAATTGTACAATCTTATATTGAGATAAAATTGAACTAATAACTTTACACgatattttaagtttttgaacATGTGCAATAGACTATATGTGTTTGCTACTTACTTTTAAGGGTTCAAATCAAGTAACACATAGATTGAATATTAATTATTGacaatcaaaaaattgaaaaataatgaaaaattaaaaattaaaaaactacaCAAATCATAATTTAGCGATGCAGGTGTTTAAGCAATTTTAACTATAACAATTAGGaacaactaataaaaaaatagtgaaatgtttttattttttggtaagAGTGAGGCAAAAAAAGttgataatattttgattatttaaaaattttattccaAATCATTAAACCAAATAttgtgattttattattttacttcacaataaactaaaattcataattttatgagtaaaaaaaaaatttaaacaataaaaaccctaatttttatgGGTTATCAGTTTGGTGGTTTACTAATACTCAAAACTTCAACTAAACTGACAACCTCTTTTAAGATTTGACGATTTGtcagtttagtttaatttgtatggtttgattttttcttaCTCACCCCTAAGTAAAATAGGGTAAGtacttagaaaaaaattaaaataggataagctatatttttagttttaaattgaTCAAAAAACTATTTATTATCATTGCATTAATGAAATGCAGGGTTAATGGGCCGGACCTTTAAAGTAAGCGGGCCTATTATGTGTCTATGGGGAAGCCCAATTCTGGACGGCCCAAAACCATTTGGAAAATCTTCAACCTGGAGGACGGAAAGCGAAATCCTTTCAGAGTTCCCGTGAGATTGCTTCACTTTCGAACCCAAGGAAGCTTCAAACCATTTGTTTGCTGAAAAGTGCGAATCGGGAGAGGAAACTTCAGCGAATTTGAATCCTGTGAATTCGCTGAAGAATGCAGCGATTGAGGACCTCGAGGTCTTCAATCATGGGGTCACTGGCAGTGCCTCACTTGAAAAGAAAAGCTTTGAATTCATGGTCTTCTGTTCAGGACACGTTTTATTCGACCAAGGTGCAGTCACTATATGTTGATTTTGCTCGTTGTGGAGTTTTCATTAATGAAGGCTTGTGgattagggtttagggtgtagAATTTCCTTTCTTGGGGTTCTCATGTTGTTTGTCTTGGATTTGATGTTTCAGGATGTTTTTGAGAGGCACAGAGTCGTCTTTACAGTTGGAACATCTGTAGCATCCGTCGCTACAGCTTGGATTGGTATGTTCGTTTgttcctgattttttttttttttgtcctgaTTATGTTCGTTTTCTCCTGATTCACGCGAGATCGTTCGTTTGCCACAAAAATTTCCAATAAGTCGATTCTAGGTTGTAACAGTTGATACTTGATATGTCAATGTACTTGTACACACACTCCAAAACCAAACATATGGCATATTTGATTGGTTATTTGCTTAATTCtgtggtctctctctctctctctctctctctctctctctattgttCACTGTTCTACTCTTAAATAAAATCAGTGGTTTCAACAATAACCgaattcatttgaaaatattgaatatggaaattctatcatttttatGAGGCCTCAAGTAGGTTTACAAtcgagaaatgatttttttccCCTATTGCTATGAACAAAGAAAAACCGTGTTGCTACTAATTAATAATACGACTATAGGTTACACTTGATATGAAGATTGCAATTCATGCTGATGATATATTCATGTTGGTCATATATTGAGATCTGTATAACTGGTAGAAGAATCCTTTTCTGCCTTTTCCTAATCCAAATTTGAATGCAGCTGAGTACTCATAAAGAGTGGGTGGACCTATGGTTCCTAGCATCATCACCTATTATAAAGAAGCCCTTGTCAGGAACTATGTTTGCTGGGAGCATTAAATCGGATGGAGATTTAAGACAAATGGATGATCTGTTCAGCACAGGCTCATCATGATAAAATTTTAGCTAAACTTCCATtgatcctattttttatttttatttttttgttgacCAAGGTTATCCCCACTATTATGACATCAATCCTTGATCCGCCCACCAGAACCACAGGTCAAATGATGTTGTGAAGGTTTGCTATGATCTAACTTTCAGTTAAAAGAATCATTTGGTGTATGCAGGTTATACTATGCGCCACCTTCATGATTCAAAAGTTGATCAAAGGCTTTCCTCAATTGAACAAGCTGTGAGTATTTATTGCATACCATGCCTGCATATTTTGTCTAGTGAAACTCTAATTAGATGCATAAAAAGAAGAACTAAACACAAGTAGAAGTAGGATAAACAAGTATACAGAGAATATGAAACAGCTAACTTGGACTAGGTTAGTTCTTTTAAGGATTTATCAAAAGGGCAACAGTTGGAATACCCAAGTCTcataaaaacaaataagtaaataaataacaaataagttAGTTTTGTATACCTTAGGTTAGGTCACTCAGCTATTCTATTGCTTCATGCTCAAGAAAATAGGCGTAGTGCAGCTGCTTTTAATTGCTGTTTACTGAAGCACTTCACTTactctgtgtgtgtgttttggttaaataaagaataataaaactatTACACCTGTGTCCTTGCAAGATATAATGCTTGGGTGAAGGCACTTAAGTTAAAATTTAGAGACTATCTTTATTGTTTGGAGGCTTTGCTTCATCATCAATTGTActttatcctaaccaagttaggggcAGTGGCACAATATTCATAATGTTAATTggcttctaaaagtcacattgacaatataaattcatgcaaaagaatgtggcaaaattttatgccAAACGCCTTTTCCTCATCCGACCCTCTAGTGAGAGAATGATGAGATAACATTTTATACCAGAGACTTTGCTTAGGTGGAAGATAATAATAGTTGGTTCCTATACCAAAATCTCAACCTAAGTACATATATGCAAGTGGTTAAGATGTATAACAACTCAAACTGAAATGCCAGATGGCGGCTTTTAGTCCCAGCTCTCCTTTCTCTTTGGTGTTCTCTTTTTAGATCTGAGACACAGTGTTTTCTCTTTCTGGCAGATGAAGAATAATCATAATATTGAACACAAAGAATTAGAGAAATTGGCTAGCTCAGGTAGTTGCAGCATTGCAGCTTGTGTTGCCACTGCTGGAACCACTTTAGTTATCGGGTTGGTTTTCCTTATTTCCTCTTCCATTTTTATACCTTGTTTCCAGGCTTTTGATCACTGAACTTTATTGATGAAAAACTACTTCTAGTTTCTTCATTTTGAAGGTATCACCTGAGGTTAAAAGAAACCAaaggtaattttaaaaaattaagtttttggAGGTTTGCTGCTCATAAATACTTGGTGCCAGTGAACTGCCATGTACCCTTCTGTTGCATTTATATTGCATTCTTTATTCAGATGTTcttaaaacaacaaatttgATTAGAAAGTTTGGTGGACACATGTTCCTTACTTTTATGGGAATCTACTAATGAATTTTTGATGTCTTATATCTATGATGATTTCATGAATAATGTGCACATTGAAGCTTTTTGCCTGGATGCTTattcaattgaaattttaattatattgctTCTGATTTTGGAGGTTGCATTTCTTTCTAGGAATGGATGACAGGGGTATAGTTGACCATATGGATagttatggaaaaaaaaaagggagtaTTAGGGCTAATACCCTAATGGATGATGTGGATTAGTGGAATAagggtgatttttttttttttaaaggaatgAGTAGACAAAATGTTGCAAAGCTAGTGAAGTTATTCAAAACATTCACTCTGTGCTGAAACGTCAAAAATGTCCCAAGGAGAAGGCCATGCTGGCATTTTCCTTATCCTGACAGTATAATAGCCTTGTTATCAATAATATCACGCCTCCCATTGGAAGTGGGTGGATATGAGATGGATAGTCTAGTCCTACTCCTACTTGTCTTGCTCAAAACCATGTGGTTATGGTGCCTATCCATTTCATGTATATAATTGAGTGCCCTTCTTTGACTACTTTTTGTATTGTGTtatcaattattaaatattgcAATTGGGATGCTTATGAACAAGAGTTTCTAGCTATAAGTTTCATATAACTTgcataaaaaatgatatatgtAACATGCATATtagtaattgtttataaatggTGGAATAGATGGTATGAGACGTGAGCCTTCCAGTAAATACAGAAAATTTATTCTGTAATCTTCCATTTAGTATCAATTTTTAACTCGGATGATGAAAGATCTGACAGTTTTTACATTGACTGTTAGCTACCTAATGCAATAAATAGGAGAAGTGTGTTTAGCATTTTGTGTTATtgcaaaattcttttaaagctAAATGGAACTTATTGGACAACTATAAGTTCATCCTTATTGAATGGGTTAGAATGTTTGGTTGTCAAGTAtcaacatatgcaaaatatgagcataactgAGATGACATGTTATGGTAGATTGCTACCATAGGGTGGGGGACGGGGTACCTAACTAACTAGGCATAATAGGGGTATGTTGGGGGTAGTCTTAGTTGGTACGCTATCAGGGGTCGTCATACGTTTTGAATATTAACTAGGGTtgatattgttatttttaaataaaaattagtacttctattaatattttaaaatgatcGTGGTGAGGTCTGCTTCTATGCTATGCTGTGTTCATTGAGTTCTTCaatgtaataataattaataattaaaaaacaacaaaagaaatagtaagaattgcaaaagaaaatcattggaaaacaataaaacattACAATATTCACACAGCCTGTGCAACAATTAAGAGGAGCGAAAATCATTGGAAAATAACAAAACATTACAATCTGTGAATAATCCATGCAACAATTAGGAACAGCAAACagctaaaaacaacaaagaacaCAGCCCCTTGTCATGACCCCgaggatatgattgtaattggggGAAATCCATAGCGTATAAGTTGTAGAGCTAATTGAAGAAGTTTAGAGGTTAGGTGGGAATAACTAACTCTTGTATAAACAGTTAGTAAGGCTGTTAGAGTAGTTAGTtggttgtattttctgttatttccttcaattgtaagcctataaagagGCTGGCATAGTTAGAGAAAGGGAGGATTTGAATAacaattgaattccatttccctctctcaattctcctagcTTTCCCTcggttttctctcttctcccaccATTCTTTCTGTTCTCCTCTCCCTTTACCTCCTTTTCTgctctttcttcctctaattcttaccaatttacttcctaaaccctagccaaaccctagggtcgtaacaCCCCTGCCAAGCACCTTTTTCATAGCTGAAACAAATGAAATTCCAAGAATAGCAGAAGTTGCCAGAGGTGGGTAGCCTGCCTCTGGCAATAGTGTCACTGAAAGCAGGTAGCTGGAGGTCAAGCCCATGTGCCCATGCGCGCGACCTGTTTGCCAGCTTGTGAGAGTCACGTGTAGAATGTTGCCAGTGTGTGACATCTCTAAAGGACTTCCGGCCACCACCAGAAGGCTCACCTCTTGCTGATCCATGTGCGTATGCATTCATGTTGACAAAAAAAGACCTTCTTGGATGACAAATCGGGGACCTTTCGAGAATCAACCTAAAAATTTGGTTTCCCATTTTTGGCAATCTAGTTTGTGACCTTGGTTGGTTTTGATCCGTGAATTAGTACCAGGGGGGTACTGCGACCCTTGgccttaaaaaagaaaagaaaagaaaagaaaagaaaagaaaaggacagaattagaaatgagattatctGTATTAAAGTTGGAGGAGTGGTGTCCATTGAAGCGTGTTGTCACTACCACTCTTCGTTACTGGTTTAATTGCTACATTCTTGGCTGCAAGGGCAAACTAGGGTTGTTGGATTTATTCTTCCCTTAGTTTTCCACTGATTGAATCTGTATCTCCGGTTAAGCAAATGTGTGAGCAGAATATTTCAccagaaagagaaaacaaaccTACAGGGAATAGAAAGGAAAAGTATAATCAGCACGGCAAATGGTGCCTATCCTATTTCCTAAAAAGTTCTGCGCTATCTTTGTTATGTGTGTTTGATCTGTAAAGTTTCTAATTGAATGAGAAATAGTGAAACCTGGAAAACCCACAAAAACAAAAGGGCTTTTTTCACCATGATATTTTGGTTTAACAATATTTGTTCCAGAGGATCACATACTGGTTTGAAGACTTTTGGTGGTTCTATTGTCTACTTTTTTCTTCCAAAAGAAATgctttttttcatttattgaagACCTTTTGGTGGTTCTATTGAAGACCTTACAGCTTCGATTTGCTTTTACCGAATTGTAGGTATGGTTTGGGCTGGCGAGGTGGAAATTGGTATGCAAATAGGAAGTTGAGGAAGGGGCAGATGAAATTGCTCGAACAGATCAAACCTAAAACGTGGCAACTGAAGTTGAGAAGGCCACTAATAAGACCCCGAGTCTCAGAGAAAACTGCTGTTGAAAAGTCGGAAGCATTGTAGAAGGATGCAACCACCATTGCACATAATTGGAGAAACCAATCTTTGACAGAAGGAATATACGATAGCTAGTTTTATCTGAAAAGTTAagaggaaaataattatttacaaGATTTTATGCATTGGAGACTTGTCTATACCTGTCTGCCTTACCCAGAATTATAATGATCAATTTTGTCATTTACTTTTCGTCTTTGAGAGGATTTGCTCCATttgtttgattttcttcttcaagacaATATCTTCTCTTTATCAGAGGAAGTGTGAAAACATGATCTGTAATTTAGTTTATGAATGCTCTtcaaatgttattttctttgatgaagTCTCAGGATGAGCCGCCATGGACCTCCGAGTTTAAGGGTGAAGGCGGGCTAAGGAGGCTGTCACTGCTGACCCAGCAGGGTTCCACTCAATGAAAAGATAGTGCTGACCTATCAGGGCTCCGCcgtgtaatttatttattttcattgttGTATGCTGATTTTAGTTGCTAGAAGAACAATAATGGGGGGAAGGAAAAGTTGCTGGAATGTGTTCCTGAACTCCACACTGGAGAGTAgcccatcatcatcatcatcacactggagagttgtttattgtgaatgtCCTTTTTTAATAAGTTCaaactataatataaatttGCAAATGTTTGAATTGAAGGGCAGACAACTAGATGATGCAGTGGGAAGCAAACATTTTGAGAATCAAAGACCAAAATATAACACGAGTCTTCTTGTTCCCTTACATTTCATTcataagaataaattttaaactatgttaTGTTTgattctggttttgtgtagtgGTTCAGCAAGGGACCACACAATAGTATGATCATGGCAGCAAGGATGAAATAACAAACGCAACAGACCGCATGATAACACCTATCACAAGTGTTAATTTCACTAGATAGGGTGAGCTAGTGTTCTGCTTGTATCGTTTATTGTTTAGTAACTTTGATTTGGCCAACTAAAACAGCGACACTCTGGCTAACTTGTAAacttaagagagaaaaagatgtTCATTAACTTGGTAAGATCCCCATTAATAATGAGAGTAGACAAAGGATTCAGAGCAAAATACTGAATCCTGGTGACAAAGTCTAAAAACTCGTCCAGTTGTATTACCCCAAATTAGATGctttttttagtgtttttctGTTGGGTCTTCCACCTACTAGACATAAAAGCGGCTTCTATATTATATGCTAAGTCCTGTCTCTATCTGCATTTTTGTCTGGTATAAAAAATGCAGTGAAATTATGGGCCTCTGGAACAAAACCACCAAATATGGCCAACAGTTTAGCCTCTATACTTGTACTCATTCTGTTCTGTGGATCAGCAGTTGGAGCCAGAACAAAATTGTTCCAAGCCGATGTCAATGGCATTTGTAAATTGATGGTGGAGACTCAAGGATATACTTGCCAGGAACACAAGGTAATGCTCCTAACTCAAATGCCATTCAgtttataaagttaaaaagattTGTAACGTTTGTTGATTGATGTAATATTATGGAAATCGTTGCGTTTCAGGTGACAACGCAGGATGGCTATATTCTCAGCATGCAGAGAATTCCTGTGGGCCGGTCAGGTGAGACAGCTGGCAACCGGGCACCAGTCCTGCTACAGCACGGGCTCATGATGGTTAGTGATTATGCTGCAGTTGGTGCGTTTCTTGCAGTCATATTGTTTAAACATGGCAATGGTGTGTTGGCAGGATGGGATAACATGGCTTCTGAGCGCTCCAGACCAATCTTTGGCTTTAATCTTGGCGGATAATGGCTTCGATGTGTGGCTTGCCAGCAGTCGTGGAACTAAATACAGTCTCGGGCATACTTCTCTCACCCCAGAGGACTCGGTTACTCTTCTTCCACCTACTTGTTTTTCTACTTTATCATCCATCATCTTGTCTATACTAGTATACTGATTTCAGTTTACATTTAGGCTTATTGGGATTGGTCATGGGATGAATTGGTAGCTTATGATCTCCCGGCTACGTTCCAGTATGTCCACGATCAAACAGGGCAGAAACTGCACTATGTTGGCCACTCACAGGTGAATACGTGTGCTTTCTAGGAACTTTGATTTATAACGTTCTTTTGCATCATTCTGCTATGGCATTCGATTGATAGAAATAGTAACATTTTAGTGCTTTCTGTAGGGAACTTTGGTCGCTCTGGCTTCCTTTTCGAAAGGGCAGCTAGTCCACATGCTAAGATCAGCTGCCTTGCTAAGTCCAATTGCTTATGTTGGTCAGATGACCTCTCCTCTAGCAAGAAATGCTGCAGATAAATTCCTTGCTGAAGTAAACACCTTACATTCTTTTTAACACATTCAAGTTTTTTCACCTTTATAGAATTGTATATCTCTGACGATCGATAATTATCTTTTGTAACAGACCTTATATTGGCTGGGCATCCATGAATTTGATCCAAGGGGGTaagaaataatttctttcctcTTACTTCTCGAATGTCATATTGCTGCAAATGTCTTgtttttcttaatatttatgtttccACAATCTCATTACATGTATGCTTTATAAGTTTGAGATAGTGCTATTGACAATTAAATCAGAAATCTTAGGATAAACCAGAAATGGCTCTCATTCTTCAGCAAAAAACTTAATGATTCAATGTAAACTAGTATTTTGGTGCTTATGAAGTGCAAAAGATGGATTTGGTCATGGCTTTTTCCTTAATTGAGCAGGGAGGCTGCTGTCAAACTTCTCAAAGCAATATGCAACAAACCAGACGTTGACTGCACCCAGTTGCTGACATCTTTCACAGGTAGCATAGATATTCGAGGTCTcgaaattagtttttaatttttgtgatttAGAAGTTAAGCTTTCAACGCTGATTAGCATGCATTAACTGCAGGTCCGAACTGCTGCCTCAACTCTTCTATAGTTGGTGTTTTCCTAGAGCATGAGCCTCAGCCCGCATCAACAAAGAACTTGATCCATCTGGCTCAGAGTAAGTATTCCAAATTTCAGTTCCACCTATCATCACCCTCTGAGAAAATATGGACCTTTTAGGGTGGAGATCAGGTATGCTCTGGTTCGGGTAGTTTCAATTTGACCACAACCCTAGAGAGCTCGAATTTGTTAATGGTGTGGTCAAATTCCACCTACCCGAACCAGAGGATCCCTGTGTTGCAaggccttatagaagataaagaCATAGAAACGATTTTCTCTTCCATAAGGCGTTATAGATCATTtctccaatcatttctatctatgacGCAATCTAATTTTTGGGGCATATTTGAGCAGTGATCAGAGAAGGAACCATCACCATGTACGACTACAACGAGGAGGAGGAGAACAGGAAACACTATGGGCAGGCCAGGCCTCCAGTATACAACATGACAAGCATACCAAACGACCTTCCTCTCTTCCTGAGCTATGGAGGCAAGGACGCTCTTTCTGATGCCAAAGATGTGCAGCTGCTGCTGGATAGCCTCAAAGACCATGATGGAGACAAGCTTGTTGTGCAGTACATAGAGGATTATGCTCACGCAGATTATGTTATGGGGGTCAATGCCAAGCAAGCTGTTTATGATCCTCTCATGGTGTTTTTCAGGCTTCAATGACAACATTATTcggaaagaaattaaaagaaaaaaaagaagaaaattccagtgtgaagctttttttttttttttcagttagATTTTCATGTTTGCAATTTGCATGTCTTTCTATTGTGTTAGCTAAATTTTCATTGTCATATGAGTTGTAAGGCTAAAGGCCTCttagaagataaaattattagatagaaatgattaaaGATATAAAATTCTTGCGATTAAAGCTTTATGATATTGTTGTTACTGCACTGTACAAAGTCGTATAGTTCATATGTAAAATAATGTTACATCCAATCTCAAGTTCTTTACTCAATTGTTTTATTGGTGCCTTTGATGTTCTTCA encodes:
- the LOC127792175 gene encoding uncharacterized protein LOC127792175 isoform X2, whose protein sequence is MQRLRTSRSSIMGSLAVPHLKRKALNSWSSVQDTFYSTKDVFERHRVVFTVGTSVASVATAWIGYTMRHLHDSKVDQRLSSIEQAMKNNHNIEHKELEKLASSGSCSIAACVATAGTTLVIGYGLGWRGGNWYANRKLRKGQMKLLEQIKPKTWQLKLRRPLIRPRVSEKTAVEKSEAL
- the LOC127792175 gene encoding uncharacterized protein LOC127792175 isoform X1, giving the protein MQRLRTSRSSIMGSLAVPHLKRKALNSWSSVQDTFYSTKDVFERHRVVFTVGTSVASVATAWIGYTMRHLHDSKVDQRLSSIEQAMKNNHNIEHKELEKLASSGSCSIAACVATAGTTLVIGFFILKVSPEVKRNQRYGLGWRGGNWYANRKLRKGQMKLLEQIKPKTWQLKLRRPLIRPRVSEKTAVEKSEAL
- the LOC127792172 gene encoding triacylglycerol lipase 2-like; amino-acid sequence: MANSLASILVLILFCGSAVGARTKLFQADVNGICKLMVETQGYTCQEHKVTTQDGYILSMQRIPVGRSGETAGNRAPVLLQHGLMMDGITWLLSAPDQSLALILADNGFDVWLASSRGTKYSLGHTSLTPEDSAYWDWSWDELVAYDLPATFQYVHDQTGQKLHYVGHSQGTLVALASFSKGQLVHMLRSAALLSPIAYVGQMTSPLARNAADKFLAETLYWLGIHEFDPRGEAAVKLLKAICNKPDVDCTQLLTSFTGPNCCLNSSIVGVFLEHEPQPASTKNLIHLAQMIREGTITMYDYNEEEENRKHYGQARPPVYNMTSIPNDLPLFLSYGGKDALSDAKDVQLLLDSLKDHDGDKLVVQYIEDYAHADYVMGVNAKQAVYDPLMVFFRLQ